In Vigna unguiculata cultivar IT97K-499-35 chromosome 3, ASM411807v1, whole genome shotgun sequence, a single genomic region encodes these proteins:
- the LOC114179614 gene encoding protein JINGUBANG-like, with amino-acid sequence MNHSEKFQQRCVASLKTLTPHITCLAVHRNLLYAASLNLINVFDLSHYTHIDAFNQSPASGFVKSIAFTNSRVFTAHQDRKIRVWLITPSKRHRLLSSLPTVTDRLRRCIVPRNYVSVRRHKSRLWIQHCDTVSGLAVNQRLMYSVSWDKSFKVWDLFSFRCLESVKAHEDAINALVVNRDGTVYTASTDGSIKVWRRDCEAKRHVLVSTIGRQKSTVNALALDGGGAGLFSGGCDGEICRWEWGCEENGAVKMETLRGHSGAILCLIHVAGLLASASADLTVRIWQRERGRSGYSCRAVLEGHEKPVKSLVAFPGGDDDSNGVVRLFSGSLDGEIKVWELFGSARFCVPN; translated from the coding sequence ATGAACCATTCCGAAAAGTTCCAACAACGGTGCGTGGCTTCCCTCAAAACCCTAACACCCCACATCACCTGTCTCGCGGTCCACCGTAACCTCCTCTACGCCGCCTCCCTAAATCTCATCAACGTCTTCGACCTCTCGCATTACACCCACATCGACGCCTTCAACCAAAGCCCTGCCTCAGGCTTTGTCAAGTCCATCGCCTTCACCAACTCAAGGGTTTTCACCGCTCACCAAGACCGCAAGATTCGCGTCTGGCTCATCACTCCCTCCAAACGACATCGTCTCCTCTCCTCCCTCCCCACCGTCACCGACCGTCTCCGTCGCTGCATCGTTCCGCGAAACTACGTCAGCGTGCGCCGCCACAAGTCCAGGCTCTGGATCCAGCATTGCGACACCGTCTCCGGTTTAGCCGTGAACCAGAGGCTCATGTATTCGGTTTCGTGGGATAAGAGCTTTAAGGTCTGGGACTTGTTCAGTTTCCGATGTTTGGAGTCCGTCAAAGCGCATGAGGACGCGATCAACGCTCTGGTTGTTAACCGAGATGGCACCGTATATACGGCATCCACGGATGGGAGCATCAAGGTTTGGAGAAGGGACTGCGAGGCGAAACGGCACGTGTTGGTGAGCACCATTGGGAGGCAGAAGTCGACGGTGAATGCGCTTGCGTTGGACGGCGGGGGCGCGGGCTTGTTTTCCGGCGGTTGCGACGGCGAAATATGCCGGTGGGAGTGGGGGTGTGAGGAAAACGGCGCGGTGAAGATGGAGACGTTGAGGGGTCACAGTGGAGCCATACTGTGTCTTATCCACGTGGCTGGTTTGTTGGCGAGTGCGTCCGCGGATCTAACGGTTAGGATCTGGCAACGGGAGAGAGGGAGGAGTGGGTATAGTTGCAGGGCGGTGTTGGAAGGGCACGAGAAACCGGTGAAGTCGTTGGTGGCCTTTCCGGGAGGTGACGATGACTCAAACGGCGTCGTTAGGCTATTCAGCGGAAGCCTAGACGGGGAGATTAAGGTGTGGGAGTTGTTTGGTTCGGCCCGATTCTGCGTGCCTAATTAA
- the LOC114176020 gene encoding protein-L-isoaspartate O-methyltransferase 1-like isoform X2, which yields MEQYWSGSALNENKGMVDNLQRYGIITSRKVGEVMETIDRALFVPGGLQPYVDSPMPIGYNATISAPHMHATCLQLLEKNLQPGMRALDVGSGTGYLTGCFALMVGPQGRAVGVEHIPELVSFSIENIKKSAAALPLKDGSLSVHCCDGRQGWPDFAPYEAIHVGAAAPEIPQPLIDQLKPGGRMVIPVGNIFQDLKVVDKNSDGSISIRTETSVRYVPLTSREAQLRG from the exons ATGGAG CAATACTGGTCTGGAAGTGCCCTCAACGAGAACAAAGGAATGGTAGATAATTTGCAGCGTTATGGAATTATTACTTCCAGAAAGGTGGGTGAAGTAATGGAAACCATTGATAGAGCTTTGTTTGTGCCTGGTGGACTTCAACCTTATGTTGACAGTCCTATGCCGATTGGCTACAATGCTACTATATCTGCACCACATATGCATGCAACGTGCCTTCAGTTGCTGGAGAAGAATTTGCAGCCTGGGATGCGTGCTCTGGACGTTGGCTCTG GAACGGGATACCTCACTGGATGCTTTGCCTTGATGGTAGGACCTCAAGGCCGTGCTGTTGGCGTGGAACATATTCCTGAATtggtttctttttcaattgagaatattaaaaaaagtgcTGCAGCTCTACCACTGAAAGATGGTTCCCTTTCTGTGCATTGTTGTG ATGGGAGGCAAGGTTGGCCTGATTTTGCTCCTTATGAAGCCATTCATGTGGGAGCAGCGGCACCAGAAATTCCTCAACCACTTATTGATCAGTTGAAGCCGGGTGGTAGAATGGTTATTCCTGTTGGAAACATATTTCAAGATTTAAAGGTCGTGGATAAGAACTCTGATGGTTCTATCAGTATCCGGACTGAGACTTCTGTTCGGTATGTGCCTCTCACTAGCAGAGAAGCTCAGTTGCGTGGTTAG
- the LOC114176020 gene encoding protein-L-isoaspartate O-methyltransferase 1-like isoform X1 → MEQYWSGSALNENKGMVDNLQRYGIITSRKVGEVMETIDRALFVPGGLQPYVDSPMPIGYNATISAPHMHATCLQLLEKNLQPGMRALDVGSGTGYLTGCFALMVGPQGRAVGVEHIPELVSFSIENIKKSAAALPLKDGSLSVHCCVIVVLTDGRQGWPDFAPYEAIHVGAAAPEIPQPLIDQLKPGGRMVIPVGNIFQDLKVVDKNSDGSISIRTETSVRYVPLTSREAQLRG, encoded by the exons ATGGAG CAATACTGGTCTGGAAGTGCCCTCAACGAGAACAAAGGAATGGTAGATAATTTGCAGCGTTATGGAATTATTACTTCCAGAAAGGTGGGTGAAGTAATGGAAACCATTGATAGAGCTTTGTTTGTGCCTGGTGGACTTCAACCTTATGTTGACAGTCCTATGCCGATTGGCTACAATGCTACTATATCTGCACCACATATGCATGCAACGTGCCTTCAGTTGCTGGAGAAGAATTTGCAGCCTGGGATGCGTGCTCTGGACGTTGGCTCTG GAACGGGATACCTCACTGGATGCTTTGCCTTGATGGTAGGACCTCAAGGCCGTGCTGTTGGCGTGGAACATATTCCTGAATtggtttctttttcaattgagaatattaaaaaaagtgcTGCAGCTCTACCACTGAAAGATGGTTCCCTTTCTGTGCATTGTTGTG tgatTGTTGTGTTGACAGATGGGAGGCAAGGTTGGCCTGATTTTGCTCCTTATGAAGCCATTCATGTGGGAGCAGCGGCACCAGAAATTCCTCAACCACTTATTGATCAGTTGAAGCCGGGTGGTAGAATGGTTATTCCTGTTGGAAACATATTTCAAGATTTAAAGGTCGTGGATAAGAACTCTGATGGTTCTATCAGTATCCGGACTGAGACTTCTGTTCGGTATGTGCCTCTCACTAGCAGAGAAGCTCAGTTGCGTGGTTAG
- the LOC114177039 gene encoding protein MHF2 homolog, whose product MEEVSLECDLIHSILKRFWTLRALERENVEANDAPDSEVGVGTSKKNRTTSANGNALKLTCELLRLFITEAVQRAAAVAEAEGANQIEPTHLEIILPQLLLDF is encoded by the exons ATGGAGGAAGTCAGCTTGGAGTGT GATCTCATTCATTCCATTTTGAAGCGCTTTTGGACACTGCGAGCCCTTG AGCGGGAAAATGTTGAAGCTAACGACGCTCCGGATTCCGAG GTAGGAGTTGGAACATCCAAGAAGAATCGCACAACTTCTG CAAATGGCAATGCTCTGAAGCTTACCTGTGAACTTCTCCGGCTTTTTATCACAG AGGCTGTTCAacgtgctgctgctgttgcagAAGCGGAGGGTGCTAATCAGATAGAACCAACTCATCTTGAGATTATTCTTCCTCAGTTACTATTAGATTTCTAA